One Ciconia boyciana chromosome 9, ASM3463844v1, whole genome shotgun sequence genomic window carries:
- the DND1 gene encoding dead end protein homolog 1 — MPRELSAWGSLLPCGGASAAGGSPLPRPGRSSRGARGGAAALEPSRARPGRGRGAGGAAAMEAEMWTNSINQANKMALRAWAKEAGISLVQINGQRRYGGPPPGWVGNPPPAGTEVFIGKLPQDVYENVLIPLFQSVGKLYEFRLMMTFSGLNRGFAYAKYSNRRGAKEAIAAFNNFEVQEGRAIVVCKSTEKCELSVDGLATSVSQRELEAVLQRVTEGVLSVALYASPCQKRAQLAVLKYSSHQAAAMAKKTLMEGNMRLGGVEMRVDWLNPNLKQKLQSCEEKPSSRQVQGCKCLGVPKQTPPSPVLCNVLDHLNTLCQRQYLGTPLFLTKCVQANPKGWLRFWCRLVIPGCPVPFSGFTWVRQDGPGRSGHEEAKVAVALQVLRMLGCQLT; from the exons ATGCCGCGGGAGCTGAGTGCTTGGGGGTCGCTGCTCCCCTGCGGCGGGGCGAGCGCTGCCGGCgggtcccccctgccccgcccggGGCGGAGCAGTCGCGGCGCGAggggcggagcggcggcgcTGGAACCTTCTAGAGCCCGGCCAGGGcggggaagaggagcaggaggagcagcggCGATGGAGGCGGAG ATGTGGACCAACAGTATCAATCAAGCCAATAAGATGGCCCTACGTGCCTGGGCAAAAGAAGCTGGCATCAGCTTGGTGCAGATCAATGGGCAGAGGCGATATGGTGGGCCTCCCCCAG GCTGGGTGGGCAACCCCCCGCCAGCTGGCACAGAGGTGTTCATCGGGAAGCTGCCGCAAGACGTGTACGAGAATGTGTTGATCCCGCTCTTCCAGAGTGTGGGGAAGCTCTACGAGTTTCGCCTCATGATGACCTTCAGTGGGCTCAACCGAGGCTTTGCCTATGCCAAGTACAGCAACCGGCGTGGCGCCAAGGAGGCCATCGCTGCCTTCAACAACTTCGAGGTGCAGGAGGGCCGCGCCATCGTGGTGTGCAAGAGCACGGAGAAGTGTGAGCTGAGTGTGGATGGTCTGGCCACCTCGGTGAGCCAGCGGGAGCtggaggctgtgctgcagcgGGTCACGGAGGGGGTCCTCAGTGTTGCCTTGTatgccagcccctgccagaaACGGGCCCAGCTCGCAGTGTTGAAATACAGCTCTCACCAGGCTGCTGCCATGGCCAAGAAAACCCTGATGGAAG GGAACATGAGGCTCGGTGGGGTGGAGATGAGGGTGGACTGGCTGAACCCCAATCTGAAGCAGAAACTGCAGTCATGCGAGGAGAAGCCATCATCCAGACAGGTGCAAGGGTGCAAGtgcctgggggtccccaagcaGACACCCCCATCTCCGGTGCTGTGCAACGTGCTGGACCACCTGAACACCCTGTGCCAGAGGCAGTACCTGGGGACGCCCCTGTTCCTCACCAAGTGCGTCCAGGCAAACCCCAAAGGGTGGCTGCGGTTCTGGTGCCGGCTGGTGATCCCAGGGTGCCCTGTGCCCTTCAGTGGGTTCACGTGGGTCCGGCAGGATGGGCCAGGCAGGAGCGGACATGAGGAGGCGAAGGTTGCAGTGGCGCTGCAGGTTCTCCGGATGCTGG GATGCCAGCTGACGTAG
- the WDR55 gene encoding WD repeat-containing protein 55 isoform X2 encodes MAASGEVSTRGDSAVPAPLAPAPPPRSPPGVVGASGQGAAAAGHSRGHLLRGDGQRHCPAPGPSPAGGGGRGRRRLPDKSVHILTVDEGQLETRFPKAHSSALNCVLPIDNHIFATGDDGGVLKVWDLRKGNAVLEAHQQEEYISAMAVDGNGKILLTTSGDGTLGVFNVKRRRFELLSEPQNGDLTSVVLLKRGKKVACGSSEGTIYLFNWDGFGAASDRFALRAESVDCMVPIMDSIVCVGSLDGVIRAVNILPNRVLGCVGQHLGEPIEQLAVAPGGQLLASCAHDQKVKFWDISALGGLVVDDYRKKKKKGGPLRALSSKAAGSREEFFADLRDEAEPEAAAGSDSDGSD; translated from the exons ATGGCGGCGTCGGGGGAGGTGAGCACGCGTGGGGATAGCGCGGTCCCGGCCCCGCTGGCCCCGGCCCCACCGCCCCGCTCTCCCCCAGGGGTGGTCGGAGCCAGCGGGCAGGGAGCCGCGGCTGCGGGACACTCCCGAGGACATCTGCTTCGAGGCGACGGCCAACGCCATTGCCCTGCACCCGGGCCGTCCCCTGCTGGCGGCGGGGGACGTGGACGGCGACGTCTACCT GACAAGTCCGTCCATATCCTGACGGTGGATGAGGGACAGCTGGAAACACGCTTCCCCAAGGCCCATAG CTCGGCCCTCAACTGTGTGCTGCCCATTGATAACCACATCTTTGCCACGGGCGACGATGGCGGGGTGCTGAAGGTGTGGGACCTGCGCAAGGGGAATGCCGTCTTGGAGGCCCATCAGCAGGAGGAGTACATCAGCGCGATGGCCGTGGACGGTAACGGGAAAATCCTGCTGACCACCAG TGGTGATGGTACCCTGGGCGTCTTCAATGTGAAGAGGCGGCGCTTTGAGCTGCTCTCAGAGCCGCAGAACGGGGACCTGACGTCTGTTGTGCTGCTGAAG AGGGGGAAGAAAGTGGCATGTGGCTCCAGCGAAGGCACCATCTACCTCTTCAACTGGGACGGCTTTGGGGCTGCCAGCGACCGCTTCGCTCTGAGGGCTGAATCCGTTGACTGCATGGTCCCCATCATGGACAGCATCGTATGTGTGGGGTCCCTGGATGGAGTCATCAG GGCAGTGAACATCCTGCCGAACCGGGTGCTGGGCTGTGTTGGGCAGCACCTGGGGGAGCCCATCGAGCAGCTGGCGGTGGCCCCGGGCGGGCAGCTCCTGGCCAGCTGCGCCCATGACCAGAAGGTGAAGTTCTGGGACATCTCTGCCCTGGGGGGTCTGGTAGTGGACGACTACcgaaagaagaagaagaagggggggCCGCTGCGGGCCCTCAGCAGCAAGGCGgcgggcagcagggaggaattCTTCGCCGATCTGCGGGACGAGGCCGAgccggaggcggcggcggggagcgaCAGCGACGGCAGTGACTGa
- the WDR55 gene encoding WD repeat-containing protein 55 isoform X1 translates to MAASGEGWSEPAGREPRLRDTPEDICFEATANAIALHPGRPLLAAGDVDGDVYLYSYSCTEGENRQLWSSGHHLKSCRDVAFSQDGQKLFTVSKDKSVHILTVDEGQLETRFPKAHSSALNCVLPIDNHIFATGDDGGVLKVWDLRKGNAVLEAHQQEEYISAMAVDGNGKILLTTSGDGTLGVFNVKRRRFELLSEPQNGDLTSVVLLKRGKKVACGSSEGTIYLFNWDGFGAASDRFALRAESVDCMVPIMDSIVCVGSLDGVIRAVNILPNRVLGCVGQHLGEPIEQLAVAPGGQLLASCAHDQKVKFWDISALGGLVVDDYRKKKKKGGPLRALSSKAAGSREEFFADLRDEAEPEAAAGSDSDGSD, encoded by the exons ATGGCGGCGTCGGGGGAG GGGTGGTCGGAGCCAGCGGGCAGGGAGCCGCGGCTGCGGGACACTCCCGAGGACATCTGCTTCGAGGCGACGGCCAACGCCATTGCCCTGCACCCGGGCCGTCCCCTGCTGGCGGCGGGGGACGTGGACGGCGACGTCTACCT GTACTCGTACTCCTGTACCGAGGGGGAGAACCGGCAGCTCTGGTCTTCGGGGCATCACCTCAAGTCGTGCCGGGACGTTGCCTTCTCCCAGGACGGGCAGA AGCTTTTCACTGTGTCCAAGGACAAGTCCGTCCATATCCTGACGGTGGATGAGGGACAGCTGGAAACACGCTTCCCCAAGGCCCATAG CTCGGCCCTCAACTGTGTGCTGCCCATTGATAACCACATCTTTGCCACGGGCGACGATGGCGGGGTGCTGAAGGTGTGGGACCTGCGCAAGGGGAATGCCGTCTTGGAGGCCCATCAGCAGGAGGAGTACATCAGCGCGATGGCCGTGGACGGTAACGGGAAAATCCTGCTGACCACCAG TGGTGATGGTACCCTGGGCGTCTTCAATGTGAAGAGGCGGCGCTTTGAGCTGCTCTCAGAGCCGCAGAACGGGGACCTGACGTCTGTTGTGCTGCTGAAG AGGGGGAAGAAAGTGGCATGTGGCTCCAGCGAAGGCACCATCTACCTCTTCAACTGGGACGGCTTTGGGGCTGCCAGCGACCGCTTCGCTCTGAGGGCTGAATCCGTTGACTGCATGGTCCCCATCATGGACAGCATCGTATGTGTGGGGTCCCTGGATGGAGTCATCAG GGCAGTGAACATCCTGCCGAACCGGGTGCTGGGCTGTGTTGGGCAGCACCTGGGGGAGCCCATCGAGCAGCTGGCGGTGGCCCCGGGCGGGCAGCTCCTGGCCAGCTGCGCCCATGACCAGAAGGTGAAGTTCTGGGACATCTCTGCCCTGGGGGGTCTGGTAGTGGACGACTACcgaaagaagaagaagaagggggggCCGCTGCGGGCCCTCAGCAGCAAGGCGgcgggcagcagggaggaattCTTCGCCGATCTGCGGGACGAGGCCGAgccggaggcggcggcggggagcgaCAGCGACGGCAGTGACTGa
- the WDR55 gene encoding WD repeat-containing protein 55 isoform X4, producing the protein MAASGEVSTRGDSAVPAPLAPAPPPRSPPGVVGASGQGAAAAGHSRGHLLRGDGQRHCPAPGPSPAGGGGRGRRRLPVWDLRKGNAVLEAHQQEEYISAMAVDGNGKILLTTSGDGTLGVFNVKRRRFELLSEPQNGDLTSVVLLKRGKKVACGSSEGTIYLFNWDGFGAASDRFALRAESVDCMVPIMDSIVCVGSLDGVIRAVNILPNRVLGCVGQHLGEPIEQLAVAPGGQLLASCAHDQKVKFWDISALGGLVVDDYRKKKKKGGPLRALSSKAAGSREEFFADLRDEAEPEAAAGSDSDGSD; encoded by the exons ATGGCGGCGTCGGGGGAGGTGAGCACGCGTGGGGATAGCGCGGTCCCGGCCCCGCTGGCCCCGGCCCCACCGCCCCGCTCTCCCCCAGGGGTGGTCGGAGCCAGCGGGCAGGGAGCCGCGGCTGCGGGACACTCCCGAGGACATCTGCTTCGAGGCGACGGCCAACGCCATTGCCCTGCACCCGGGCCGTCCCCTGCTGGCGGCGGGGGACGTGGACGGCGACGTCTACCT GTGTGGGACCTGCGCAAGGGGAATGCCGTCTTGGAGGCCCATCAGCAGGAGGAGTACATCAGCGCGATGGCCGTGGACGGTAACGGGAAAATCCTGCTGACCACCAG TGGTGATGGTACCCTGGGCGTCTTCAATGTGAAGAGGCGGCGCTTTGAGCTGCTCTCAGAGCCGCAGAACGGGGACCTGACGTCTGTTGTGCTGCTGAAG AGGGGGAAGAAAGTGGCATGTGGCTCCAGCGAAGGCACCATCTACCTCTTCAACTGGGACGGCTTTGGGGCTGCCAGCGACCGCTTCGCTCTGAGGGCTGAATCCGTTGACTGCATGGTCCCCATCATGGACAGCATCGTATGTGTGGGGTCCCTGGATGGAGTCATCAG GGCAGTGAACATCCTGCCGAACCGGGTGCTGGGCTGTGTTGGGCAGCACCTGGGGGAGCCCATCGAGCAGCTGGCGGTGGCCCCGGGCGGGCAGCTCCTGGCCAGCTGCGCCCATGACCAGAAGGTGAAGTTCTGGGACATCTCTGCCCTGGGGGGTCTGGTAGTGGACGACTACcgaaagaagaagaagaagggggggCCGCTGCGGGCCCTCAGCAGCAAGGCGgcgggcagcagggaggaattCTTCGCCGATCTGCGGGACGAGGCCGAgccggaggcggcggcggggagcgaCAGCGACGGCAGTGACTGa
- the WDR55 gene encoding WD repeat-containing protein 55 isoform X3, translating into MAASGEGWSEPAGREPRLRDTPEDICFEATANAIALHPGRPLLAAGDVDGDVYLYSYSCTEGENRQLWSSGHHLKSCRDVAFSQDGQKLFTVSKDKSVHILTVDEGQLETRFPKAHSSALNCVLPIDNHIFATGDDGGVLKVWDLRKGNAVLEAHQQEEYISAMAVDGNGKILLTTSGDGTLGVFNVKRRRFELLSEPQNGDLTSVVLLKRGKKVACGSSEGTIYLFNWDGFGAASDRFALRAESVDCMVPIMDSIVCVGSLDGVISGRLPKEEEEGGAAAGPQQQGGGQQGGILRRSAGRGRAGGGGGERQRRQ; encoded by the exons ATGGCGGCGTCGGGGGAG GGGTGGTCGGAGCCAGCGGGCAGGGAGCCGCGGCTGCGGGACACTCCCGAGGACATCTGCTTCGAGGCGACGGCCAACGCCATTGCCCTGCACCCGGGCCGTCCCCTGCTGGCGGCGGGGGACGTGGACGGCGACGTCTACCT GTACTCGTACTCCTGTACCGAGGGGGAGAACCGGCAGCTCTGGTCTTCGGGGCATCACCTCAAGTCGTGCCGGGACGTTGCCTTCTCCCAGGACGGGCAGA AGCTTTTCACTGTGTCCAAGGACAAGTCCGTCCATATCCTGACGGTGGATGAGGGACAGCTGGAAACACGCTTCCCCAAGGCCCATAG CTCGGCCCTCAACTGTGTGCTGCCCATTGATAACCACATCTTTGCCACGGGCGACGATGGCGGGGTGCTGAAGGTGTGGGACCTGCGCAAGGGGAATGCCGTCTTGGAGGCCCATCAGCAGGAGGAGTACATCAGCGCGATGGCCGTGGACGGTAACGGGAAAATCCTGCTGACCACCAG TGGTGATGGTACCCTGGGCGTCTTCAATGTGAAGAGGCGGCGCTTTGAGCTGCTCTCAGAGCCGCAGAACGGGGACCTGACGTCTGTTGTGCTGCTGAAG AGGGGGAAGAAAGTGGCATGTGGCTCCAGCGAAGGCACCATCTACCTCTTCAACTGGGACGGCTTTGGGGCTGCCAGCGACCGCTTCGCTCTGAGGGCTGAATCCGTTGACTGCATGGTCCCCATCATGGACAGCATCGTATGTGTGGGGTCCCTGGATGGAGTCATCAG TGGACGACTACcgaaagaagaagaagaagggggggCCGCTGCGGGCCCTCAGCAGCAAGGCGgcgggcagcagggaggaattCTTCGCCGATCTGCGGGACGAGGCCGAgccggaggcggcggcggggagcgaCAGCGACGGCAGTGA